The Archocentrus centrarchus isolate MPI-CPG fArcCen1 chromosome 3, fArcCen1, whole genome shotgun sequence sequence CCATTATTGGTGTTTGAGTGTCCTACCTGTGCATGACTCTGCCACAAATGCTTTTAGCTGCACTGCTGCAAAATATTTGTTAATTGCTTAGATAATTTTCTAAACTTTAACAAATTTAAGATTATCGAAAGTTACATTTTTACTGTAGAGATGTGAAGAAAACTGCAACACAGGTTTTCGCATTTGTTATTATCTCACATTTAACTTGTGtgccatttttgtcttgttttctcctCAACTCCTCAAAGATGATGAACCAGTTGGACAAATGTAAGCAAATGTTTATATTGCTACAAATATAATTCATATGGGGATGCTGTAATCTGAATGCCCATTATGTTTAGGTTACTAAATTTTAAGTGCTCCTTTTCTAGGAAAACAAATTCAACAAACAACCACAAGGACAAAAACATTCGCCAGAGGAATACGAAATAAGCAATTTACTCAAGTAAGACACTGTTGTAGAGGATTGGGGCTAAATATAGAACTCACTGTGAGGATTATCCGTAGTCACGCCTTCTCTTGATTTTCTCTCCACAGATGAGATGgctaaactgcatttttttgacTACAAGAAGGTATCAGAAGTGGATAGAGCTCCGGGCAGTTTTGAAAAAAAGCATATCTTGTCTCATTTTATGAGAAACAATATCAGCATAACACTGGCAACAAAAAGAACATAATGGCTGTCTTAAGCATGCCTTATTCAGTCTTGAGTGGAGATTTCAGGATGAAGAATAATGACTAAAACCACCACAGAGGTgtacacatttttaatgtgctgtTGATGTCTCCTTTATTGATTTTATCATGTCCTCAAATGAGGTGATCCCTTTTGTATTACATATCATGTACAATGCATGCAAGATAATTACAACGCAATAGGATACTCAGAATAGACATTTTCTGTTGTTATCCCTCGTGTGGCTTTTTTGCATCCAAAATGACCTTTTTTATGGAgtcatcatatatatatatatatatatatatatatatatatatatatatatatatatatatatatatatatataaaatatgtcaaatgttttattcttgaAAATTTGTACAGCATATCATGATCATTTAAGTATATTTGATTTGTGACAAGATGTCTACTTTTAACAgaacttttattgtgaagcaaGGGCTTCAATGACTGAAGCAATGACTTCAATGACTGGCagtatttaaatttaattgcGAGTGCTTACAGAAAATGACTACTGTGTGTTTAACTATcttaacaaaaataatatacgtattatttttattttctttccagaGTAACTTAGGTGTCTTGTATATGTTGAAGTATGAGTGTTCAAATGATAGGAAAggtgtaaaaaatattttttttataattcccGATTTCattaaatgatttttattttttcctctctttaacTGTATAGCATGGCTATAATCCTATGCAATATGTATTCTTAAATAGATATATGGAGGGCAGTTTGTTTTACTCAGTGAAGCTTTAATATTGTGGGATCACTTGGAAGCTGGCATAGCCAAATTCACTGCTGTAGCTGCATGACTCCTCTTTCAATACAATGTATCCATGTGTGGTGCGGTGGAAATGGACCTGCATTAAGGTGGGAACGAGGGACCAGAGTACATAGCCACGATCAAACATATAAGTGAGAccaatagtttttttgttttgttttttttaaataaaaaaacgtAAAAATGATTTCTTGTTCATTTTGTAAGTCCTTTAACCACCAAAAATTAATGATATTCAAATCATCCTCTTTGGGCCATGCAACATAACGACTAATTTCAAAGAACACTGGcaccaaagcaaaaaaaacactccTCCACCAACAGGCACTGCCTACACAAACCTGACCTTTCTGCCTTCAGCTATTGTTAAGATTCTTTACTCTTGAACCAGTTTCCTCAGCTCCCCTTCCACCTTCTCTACAAGTCCATAAAAGGTGGGATCCAGCAGACAAGCACGCAGGATATGCTCGAAGTCCCCTTGTTCAAAAGAACTGTGTTGATATACTCGAGGTAGAGTCACAGCAGTGTCTCCCAAGAAGTGCTGTGGGAGGTCCAGAAAATATTTAAGtaaaatcaaaaaaagaaacttaagAGCCCTGTGTGAGCTATTATAATTAAATCAAAACCCACACAacaatcagtaaaaaaaaaaacgttgcATTTCCAAATTAAGCTTACCGCAAAATTGCAATTAACATGTTACATAGTTGATAGTTGTTACTTTTTCTGCCTCTCACTTTACAGTCAATACCTGGGTAAGATGCTTGATGGACACAGTTCCTTGGACAACCTCAGGTTCAATTCCCACAGCTTTTTGCTGACAAGTCTGCTGGCACAcgatgacaaaaaagaaaaaaatattgatatgcACAGCTCGACACAAGAGGGTTAAGAGACCAATCAGTGGCCTTATTACTAATTGAAAGTTTTCCACCCCTCAAAATCCTTTCATCTCAGATCCTTCACTCTGTCTGTTTGCTAAAGGTCAAATTCAGCCCCACAGTGGAGTCCGTTCCTTTCCCAGTCCTCCATGTTTAATGCTGTGAAGACCAGAAGCCTGGATGTAAATTTTACTCAGAATTCAATTTGCTAAAACGTAtgctatgagtgtttttaagtttaaaaataaataaacgctGACCAGCTTACGTCTATGAAGAATAATGAGTATGAATGATAAAGAATCAATACTACAATCTCACCCCTGCAGTATGTCATTTATAGAATTTAACTTATAATTGCTGAAAGGTTTTcatagcattttttttgttttgtttttgtgtttagcttttgtacatacttgtttgttttcataatcAGCAATTTCAATGTTAAAGGCATTATTAAGAAATACCTTTATCAGGGGCTTAGGGGGGGCATGCCTTTTAAATTGTTGAATTCataaattatttaatgttttttctgcATTCCAATatgcttaatgtgtttgagatgcTGTATTCTAAACCATATCTTTTACTGTGATTGGCTAATGATTAATAGTCTATGTCACATACTGTAGCTGCAGTGTGACCTCTAAGAATAAGACAGTATTGTCAATAGCACCATCTAGTGAGGACAATATGGGTTTCGTATCCTGATGAGGCTGACTACAGCATAGTGGTGCCACTATATAGAAAGCACAGAGTAATGCCTGTATGATAACTTTAATTATGGCAATTTTCATTATGGTGAAATTCTTGttaaatttacaaaataatgGTTACTATTGAGATCCTTTTCCCAATAAAGACTATACCAGGAAAAAACTCTTTGACACTGTAAAGCCACACGTTAATCTCTATGTGGGGATTTCTGTGGGTGAAATCTTTTAAATGCATGAACATGCACCAGTCCTGTTTTTGATGTTGAAATTGTATTTAATGAAACATAAACTGGGCAACCTGTACTGCTGGTGCAGGGACCGCAGCAGGGGGCTGATTAGGTTGTGGTGGGGCGCCATCCTGAGTGGTGACAGGTATGTACTCCATCAGTTTTTCCACAGCACTTGAGCACTCATTTATAGCCTCTGCCATGCTACGTCCATCAAACTGCATCCTTATCATGCGGCTCTCTCCCTGGAGGAATCCACAAATACACTCAGTCTGTATCTGTCAGTCTAAACTGcaccaataaaaacacaatctctaaaaacaaacaaacaaaaaaaagcttggGTATTTAAGAGacttaaatgtaattttcaggCAACTAAATAATAAAGCAGCCATGTCTGTATGCACTTTAAATTTGTTATGGCGTCACGAATGTAATGATCTTGCATGGGAGTTAAGGTATTGCCATGAACATTAAGATGAATTCTACTCATTGTGGGATTGAAATACATGTCATGTCATCACTTACTTTCACAATAAATCGAAACCTCAGATTATCAGATTTCTGGTGCACTTTAAGAGAATCTGAGCCACACAGCAAAGGAATTGTATCCtgagaaaagagaaaaccaaAATCTTTAGCAGCAAAAGCACAAAACAGTGTAATCAACTGGTCACGTTAATATATAAAGGATAATATGCACGAATATAGGAAAGACCCTTAAAAGTTGATTTTGATTCATTCATCTAGAAAACTCAAAAGTACAAAAGAGAGCATTATGGTTtaataaaactgtttgaaaaataaaacatgctaCCCAAACCTGTCTGCAGGGGTCTCTATTTGCTCAATAACCCCAGAGTTTCTGCTCTGAGGCGCCTGTTAAGCTTTTTCACAAAACCAGGTAAACAAGCTATAAAGAAACATTAGCCTGTTATTAGCAATTACTTAAAAACCCTTTACAAATATATTTAACTTATTAAAATAACAATGTATGTTAATCAGGCAGGTTTTACTTAGAACAACTGCACTCTAAGTGGGGTAAGTACTTCTATAGTACTACAAGATCATCATTCTACATCACGTGTAAACAAATGCCAAGCAATATCATGCTTGGTTAATTAATTCACCTTTAGATGTCTTTCACTGCAATGAAAAATGTATtcccagaaaaaaatacatattgtgACTGTTATTAAGACATGCATATTAGTTTTGTGTCTAAACTTCTTTTTGGTGGGATACTCAAATAGTCACTCAAAGTCAGTCTAAAAAGCCATTTTTAGGTACCAAGTTTTAATAAAGCACAGTCTTTATCAGTCAGCTGTACTCTTtgtaaaattaaagg is a genomic window containing:
- the rec114 gene encoding meiotic recombination protein REC114 isoform X1, with amino-acid sequence MTTTHTWKLKRYGRFIPGSRGTGVTPWKVLEAKDNKPEIVLTIVESGYLLVLQGQESLDTIPLLCGSDSLKVHQKSDNLRFRFIVKGESRMIRMQFDGRSMAEAINECSSAVEKLMEYIPVTTQDGAPPQPNQPPAAVPAPAVQQTCQQKAVGIEPEVVQGTVSIKHLTQHFLGDTAVTLPRVYQHSSFEQGDFEHILRACLLDPTFYGLVEKVEGELRKLVQE
- the rec114 gene encoding meiotic recombination protein REC114 isoform X2 is translated as MTTTHTWKLKRYGRFIPGSRGTGVTPWKVLEAKDNKPEIVLTIVESGYLLVLQGQESLDTIPLLCGSDSLKVHQKSDNLRFRFIVKGESRMIRMQFDGRSMAEAINECSSAVEKLMEYIPVTTQDGAPPQPNQPPAAVPAPAVQTCQQKAVGIEPEVVQGTVSIKHLTQHFLGDTAVTLPRVYQHSSFEQGDFEHILRACLLDPTFYGLVEKVEGELRKLVQE